A DNA window from Daucus carota subsp. sativus chromosome 3, DH1 v3.0, whole genome shotgun sequence contains the following coding sequences:
- the LOC135151571 gene encoding uncharacterized protein LOC135151571 codes for MLGFKSNLFFDCQFAVECWRHVGLWYDWSEVENAHDWLLEKISSAPAEEVTKICIILWGVWFWRNKKVWEGKVVTPAYAMDSSFKMYSEWLEAKKKHVFSPPQRRLEVQMTESKWQIPEPGAYKVNVDASVFPNAQTFSV; via the coding sequence ATGTTAGGTTTTAAAAGCAATCTGTTCTTTGATTGTCAATTTGCTGTTGAATGTTGGCGTCATGTGGGCTTATGGTATGATTGGAGTGAAGTCGAGAATGCTCATGATTGGCTCTTAGAGAAGATCAGCTCTGCACCTGCGGAGGAAGTAACAAAGATTTGTATTATTCTGTGGGGGGTGTGGTTTTGGCGTAATAAGAAAGTGTGGGAGGGAAAAGTTGTTACCCCTGCTTATGCGATGGATAGCAGCTTTAAGATGTACTCAGAATGGTTGGAAGCCAAGAAAAAACATGTGTTCAGTCCCCCTCAGCGTAGATTAGAAGTGCAGATGACTGAGAGTAAATGGCAAATTCCAGAACCAGGAGCCTATAAAGTCAACGTAGACGCCTCTGTTTTTCCGAATGCTCAGACCTTTTCTGTATGA
- the LOC108210639 gene encoding zinc finger protein CONSTANS-LIKE 16 — MTTDTCNNIPSMDADRKIANAIGGKTARACDSCVRKRARWYCAADDAFLCQGCDSMVHSANQLASRHERVRLGTASSKPLSEMKAPEVLDPAPAWQSGFTRKARTPRHPKRTQKEKVSNTSTSPLVPEMGNEDYMFEETEAQLLYRVPVFDPFAAEFCNASNESDNMMADYGDDNFIPERESHEVCDLNNLPVLLPSEMELAEFAVDVETLLGTGFNEESCGIEGLGFIDCKEESEYGDCYQENRVKVEDEEVQAAIIACHFDPELDMSKETLDWNFSYEDELEETKLVDEPEMITEEGKEIGEKKQLLLRLNYEGVIVAWDNHGCPWTSGIRPEINPNDCWLDMFRDTSSGQVAYGGSVEGVMGGSDGGREARVSRYREKRRTRLFSKKIRYEVRKLNAEKRPRIKGRFVKRISFAGESTYHT, encoded by the coding sequence ATGACTACTGATACTTGTAACAATATTCCTTCGATGGACGCTGACCGAAAGATTGCAAACGCTATCGGAGGCAAGACGGCTAGAGCTTGCGATAGCTGTGTGCGTAAAAGGGCACGATGGTATTGTGCTGCAGATGATGCTTTTCTTTGTCAAGGCTGTGATTCGATGGTGCACTCTGCCAACCAGTTGGCTAGCAGGCACGAAAGGGTCAGACTCGGAACTGCTTCATCTAAGCCCTTATCCGAGATGAAAGCGCCAGAAGTACTTGATCCTGCTCCAGCTTGGCAGTCCGGCTTTACTCGTAAGGCGCGGACACCAAGACACCCCAAGCGCACGCAAAAGGAGAAAGTGAGTAACACAAGTACTTCTCCGCTAGTCCCCGAGATGGGGAATGAGGATTATATGTTCGAGGAGACTGAGGCGCAGCTTCTTTATCGTGTTCCAGTCTTTGATCCTTTTGCTGCTGAGTTCTGTAATGCATCAAACGAATCTGACAATATGATGGCGGATTATGGAGATGATAATTTCATTCCCGAGAGAGAAAGTCATGAAGTCTGTGACTTGAATAATCTTCCAGTTCTTCTTCCATCTGAGATGGAGCTTGCTGAGTTTGCGGTTGATGTTGAGACATTACTTGGCACCGGATTCAACGAGGAGTCCTGTGGAATAGAAGGACTCGGGTTCATAGATTGTAAAGAAGAGAGCGAATACGGGGACTGTTATCAAGAAAACAGAGTGAaagttgaagatgaagaagtgcAAGCTGCCATCATAGCTTGTCATTTCGATCCTGAGTTGGACATGTCAAAAGAAACCCTGGACTGGAACTTCAGCTATGAGGACGAATTAGAGGAGACGAAGCTGGTGGACGAGCCTGAGATGATAACCGAGGAAGGGAAAGAAATCGGTGAGAAGAAGCAACTACTTTTGAGGCTCAACTATGAAGGAGTCATTGTTGCCTGGGACAATCATGGTTGTCCATGGACTTCCGGGATCCGGCCTGAGATCAACCCTAATGACTGCTGGCTTGATATGTTCCGAGACACGTCTTCGGGTCAAGTTGCATATGGAGGCTCCGTGGAGGGAGTCATGGGAGGGAGTGATGGTGGGAGAGAAGCAAGAGTATCAAGGTACAGAGAGAAGAGAAGAACAAGATTGTTCTCAAAGAAGATCAGATATGAAGTCCGAAAACTAAATGCAGAGAAAAGGCCTAGAATAAAAGGCCGTTTCGTTAAAAGAATTTCCTTCGCAGGAGAATCTACATACCATACTTAA